One window from the genome of Anguilla rostrata isolate EN2019 chromosome 5, ASM1855537v3, whole genome shotgun sequence encodes:
- the mdka gene encoding midkine a, protein MRGMLSVVLVVVVALMMVTAEAGRGKKERGKGAKATSDCTEWTYGNCVPNNGDCGLGVREGTCNDQTKKLKCKVPCNWKKEFGADCKYKFGSWGECDMTTGLKTRSGTLKKALYNAQCQTTRSVTKPCPKTKTKAKGKKGKGKEH, encoded by the exons aTGCGGGGTATGTTATCAGTTGTTCTTGTAGTGGTGGTGGCCTTAATGATGGTGACTGCAGAAGCTGGAAGGGGCAAGAAAG AGAGAGGCAAAGGTGCCAAGGCAACATCTGACTGCACAGAATGGACCTATGGCAACTGTGTGCCCAACAATGGAGACTGCGGCCTTGGAGTCAGAGAGGGCACCTGCAACGATCAGACCAAGAAGCTCAAGTGCAAAGTTCCTTGCAACTGGAAGAAGGAGTTTGGCG CCGACTGCAAGTACAAGTTTGGCAGCTGGGGAGAGTGTGATATGACCACTGGCTTGAAGACCCGATCTGGAACCCTGAAAAAAGCCCTGTACAATGCTCAGTGCCAGACAACCAGGAGTGTGACCAAACCCTGCCCAAAGACCAAGACAAAGGCCAAAG GAAAGaagggaaaagggaaagagCACTAA